The sequence TAGAATAGGACGTTTTTTAGTAAAACGTCCCTACATGGTTTGTGAAATTTATTCAAAATAGGATATTTTTCATTAAACCATCCTTCCATTTTATAGTGTTGAATTTATTGTAGGGAAGTTGCATTGCAATGTCCTATCCAGGTTTGTAAAACACATTCAAAATAGGATGTTTTTTGGTAAGCCATCCCTCCATTTTATAGTGTTGAATTCATTGTAGGGAAGTTGCACTGCAACGTCCTATCCAAGTTTGCGAAATTCATTCAAAATAGGACTTTTTTTAGTAAAACGTCCCTACAAGTGTAAAGTCCTTCCAAACGGGTATTATTAATACGAAAACCTCTCGCCTTAATTTAAAGCAAGAGGTAAAATTATATTCGCTAAATAACTATTTCTATTAGTTTTGTTGGATATACATCACTTTTGTTTGTAAGTACTCCTCTAAACCATGTTTTCCATCTGCTCCACCAATACCAGATTTTCTAAACCCGGCATGGAAACCTTGAATTGCTTCAAAGTGCTCTCTATTGACGTAAGTTTCGCCAAATTTCAATTCTTTTGTTGCTCTTAGGATCTTATTAATATCATTCGTGAAGATCGAAGAAGTTAAACCGTACTCACTATCGTTGGCAAAGTCTAACGCTTGATCAAAAGAAGAAACCTTCATTACAGGTAGTACAGGTCCAAATATTTCATTCTGAACAATTTCGTGATCTTGTTCTACATTGGCTACTACAGTTGGTTCGTAATAGAAACCCTTATCAAATTTATTAGAAATACGACCACCAAGTAAAACCTCACCACCTTGCTCGATAGCTCTTTTTACCATGCTATCGATTTTGTTTAATTGTACCTGATTAATTTGAGCACTCATGTCGGCTTTATCATCAGACATAGCATCACCTAAACGAACGTTTTTCATTGCAGGAAGAAGTTTAGTCATAAACGCATCATACACTTCTTCTTCTACATAAACTCTCTCGGCACAATTACATACCTGGCCACTATAAATTATTCTAGAAGCTACAATTGCTTTTACTGCTAAATCTAAATCAGCATCTTTACAAACAATAGCAGGAGCTTTTCCACCCAATTCTAAAGAAACTTTTGTGATATTTTTAGCAGCAGCTTCCATCACTTTTTGTCCTGCACCAACAGAACCTGTTAAGCTGATAATACCAACGTCAGGATTCTCTGTTAATGCTTGACCAATTTCATGACCAAGACCAGTAACAATACTAAGAATACCTTTAGGCAAACCGATGTTTTCTATCAGTCTAGCAAATTCTAAACTTACCATTGGTGTCTCCTCACTAATTTTTACAATACAAGCGTTACCTGTAAGTAGAGAAGGAGCAATTTTACGAGCCATTACAAAAAACGGGAAGTTCCATGGGCAAATACCTACAGCAATACCAATAGGTAATTTATGTAACATCATTTGCTCATTCGGACGATCACTTTGGATAATCTCACCTTCGTAAGATCTTGCTAAACCTGCGTAATAGTCAAAATATACAGCAGTAACATCAATTTCAACTTGTGCTAAGCCCATTACTTTAGCTTGTTCTGTAGCCAAAGTTTCTGCAAGGAATACTCTGTTTTCTCTAATAACTTGAGCCATTTTCTTTAAATACTCTGCACGTGCTACGGCAGGTAATAGACCCCAATCATTTTGAGCAGCTTTTGCTGCTGCTACAGCTTTATCTGCATCTTCAGCTGTTCCTCTTGGTGCCAAAGCAATAACTTCTTCTGTACAAGGGTTAATTACTTCGATGTGATTTGCTGTACTAAAAAATGATCCAGCAATAAATTGTTGGTATGTTTTTACTGCAGTACCAACAGTTGTATAGTTAGACATAGTGTTTATTATTTTGTGATGTAAGCAGTTGTACAGTTAAAATCAGAAGTTTTAGCCTTTCTTTTTTAGTCTACTCTACTCTTCGTTAGAATTTCATGACGTAGCTATGGCTATGCTCTTCAATTCTACCTTGATTAGACTAAAAAATAATCATCTAACTTTTCCTAAGTTCAAAAATTCATCTGCTTAATAATTCAGTTTGGTGTGTATTTCTTTTGAATACAACCACTAGTTACGATTAATTTCTGAGGGCAATGTCCTGTGGTTTCCTGTGTTGTATACAGGATAGCTAAGGACACTTTCTTTTAATGGGTATAGTAAGTTTGTAGTATGATCAGAAGGTCAATTAGTAAAAGAAATAAAACATTAAATGTATATAGATATGAACGCTACATCGCCAATAAAAGAAGTTAAGAGTGACAATAAGAATCCTGAAGCTGCCAATTGGAAAATTACACCAGCTTTACCTGTATTAGAGTATACATGGGAAAAAGGAAATGATCCAATTACAAGAGATGAAGTAGAGTTATTCTACAATTCTGCTCCTATTAAGCAATTAAGAAAAGATATTTGCTTTGCAGGACTCCGCTTATGGCAAAAAGGATATGTAGACGGCAATGGTGGTAATATTACTGTTAGAGTTGGTGATAACTTAGTGTTATGTACACCTACTTTAATTTCTAAAGGAGCAATGAAACCTAAAGATATTTGTTTAGTAGATATGGACGGAAATCAAAAAGCTGGTCACCGTCCTCGTACTAGTGAAGTGATGACGCACTTAGCTGTTATGAAAAGAATGCCTGCTGCAAAATCTTGTGTACATGCTCACCCTCCTCATGGTACTGCATTTGCAATTGCTTCTATTGTTCCTCCAACAGGTGTAATTCCTGAAGCTGATATTTTCTTAGGCCAAATGGGATTAGCGAAATACGAAACTCCAGGTTCTCTAGAAAATGCTCAGGTAATTGGAGAAATGGCTATAGACCACCAAGCGGTATTAATGGAAAACCACGGTGTTATTGTATGGGGTAGCCATATTGAAGATGCTTATTGGAAAATGGAAAATGTAGAAGCTATCTGCCAGACGATTGCAGTAGCAACTATAGTTAACCCTGAAATTTCTTGTGTAGGAGTAGAAAAAGCAAGAGATATGATTGCTATCAGAGAGCAACTGGGTATGTATGATAAAAGATCGAAATGGTCTGATGAAGAATTATTACAAAATGATTTCTACAAAAAAGCAAAAATAATTAACCGTAGATAATCGGTTTTTATAAAAAACATTTGTGTACTACTATTTTTTAGACGTATTCACTAACACTAAAAAGAAGAATTGCTTGTTGTACAAACAGGCAATTCTTTTCTACACCAAAACTTAATATAACAATCATGGAAATTGGTCTATTTATACCTTGTTATGTAAATCAATTTTATCCAGAAGTTGGTAAAGCTACATTACAATTATTACAGAAATATGGCAATGTAAGTTACCCAAATGGACAAACTTGTTGTGGTCAGCCTATGGCAAATGCAGGTTGCGAAAATGAGGGCATAGATGCCTTAAAGGTATTCTACCAAAATTTTAAAGATTTTGATTATGTCGTTGCACCCTCTGCGAGTTGTATACTACATATTAGAGAACATGGCGGACATTTATATCCTAAAATATCACCGTTACTTCCTAAAATTTTAGACCTTACAGAGTTTCTTTTTGATGTTGTAAAAGAGCAAAATTTAGCTGCTAACTTTAATGGGAAAGTGGCTATTCATAAGAGTTGTCATGGGTTGAGAGGAATGCGTTTAGGACAATGTTCTGAGCGTGTAACTTGTGTTCCTTCTAAACAAGACGAACTCTTAAAGCAAGTAGATGGAGTGCAATTAATTACACCTCAAAGAGCAGATGAATGTTGTGGCTTTGGTGGTACTTTTAGTGTGGCTCAGCCAGAAGTTTCTGTACGAATGGGTGCAGATAGAATTTTTGATTATATCAACTCTGGAGCCCAATATATTACATCTGGAGATATGTCTTGTTTAATGCATTTAGATGGAATTATCAAAAGAGAAAAGCTTCCTATTAAAGTAATTCATTTGGCAGAAATTCTTGTTGCAAATGCAAGTGGTCAACCTCAATCAAAAAATACTTCTGCACATGTCTACTCAATATAAAACACACCAAGAAGGAGCTAAGAATTTTAATAAAAATCCAGAGCGTGTTACGTGGCACGATAAAGCTTTGTGGTTTGTAAGAGAAAAAAGAGATACTTCTGCACATAAAATTCCTGAATGGGAAGAACTAAGGGAAATTGCCTCTCAGGTAAAGGCACATACCTTGTCTCATTTAGATAGTTATTTGACTCAATTTGAAACTAAAGCAAAAGAAAATGGTATTCATGTTCATTGGGCAAATACAGCTGCTGAACATAATGAAATTGTTTTGTCAATTCTTCAGAAACACAAAGTGAAAAATGTGGTGAAGAGTAAATCAATGCTTACAGAAGAATGTGGATTAAATCCATTTTTAAGTAAAGAAAACATTGATGTTATAGATACTGATCTTGGAGAACGTATTGTTCAATTGGCAAAAGAACACCCTAGTCATATTGTTTTACCTGCAATTCATAAGAAAAAAGAAGAAGTTGGAGAGTTGTTTCATGAACACCTCAATACAGAAAAAGGAGCAAGCGATCCTACCTATTTAACAAGGGCAGCAAGAGAACATTTAAGAGAAAAATTTTTAGAAGCAGATGCAGCAATTACAGGAGTAAATTTTGCTGTTGCAGAGACTGGTGGTTTTGTTGTGTGTACAAATGAGGGGAATGTTGATATGGGTGCAAATCTAGCACCTGTACATATTGCTTGCATGGGCATAGAAAAAATTATTCCTAAAGTAGAGCATCTTGGTGTTTTCTTACGTCTATTGGCAAGGAGTGCAACAGGGCAAGAAATTACGACATATAGTTCTCATTTCCATAAGCCAGCAGAAGATAAAGAGATACATATTGTTTTAGTAAATAATGGACGTACAGAACAACTAGGCAGGGAAGATTTTAGAAATTCTTTAAACTGTATACGTTGTGGTGCTTGTATGAACACCTGCCCAATCTATAGACGAAGTGGTGGCCATAGTTATACTTATACTATTCCAGGTCCTATTGGTGCAATTTTATCTCCGGGTAAAGATTTAAAGAAACACGCATCTCTACCATTTGCCTCAACCTTATGTGGTTCTTGTACAGATGTTTGTCCCGTTAAAATTGATATCCATACACAATTGTACAAATGGCGTCAGTTGGTAATGGAAGAGACAAACTACGATGTACCTAAAAAAATGGCTATGAAAGTGACCGGAAAAGTGATGGGAAATCCAACCCTTTTTAAATTGATGGGCGCAATGGGAAATACCTTTTTAAAGGGACCTAGAGCTTTAATTTATAACGGTTTAAATACGTGGGGAAAGGACAGGGAACTACCTGTTCCAACAGAAACGTTTGAAGATTGGTACAAAAAAAACAATAAATAAAATGGGGGCAAGAGAATCAATTTTAGGGCAAATCAAAGACATAAGTTTACCTTCTAAAGAACTTCCTCTAGTTCCAATTTTCGAAGGTTTTTCGGATAATAAAGAAGAATATTTTTTAACAATGTTAGCTGCTTTAGGCGTTGAAGTTATCATTTCAGATCAATTAAGTGATTTAGAAGAAGTGGTAGCAGAAAGAGCAAAAGAAGGAGAGGTGTACAGTAATGTAGAAGGAATACCGAGTGTAGAAAATATCTCCTCTCAACTAAATTTATCTGTTATTAATGGTTCGTTAGGTGTAGCAGAAAATGGTGCAATTTGGGTAGATGGAGATCAGTTAAAAGAACGTTATTTAACGGCAATAGCTTCTCATTTAATGATTGTATTACCTTACCAAAAATTAGTTTGGAATATGCATGAAGCCTACACATATATCAACCCAGAAGAGACAGGGTATGGTGTATTTATTTCTGGTCCTTCTAAAACGGCAGATATAGAACAGTCTTTAGTAAAAGGTGCTCATGGAGCTAAATCTTTGACGGTGTTTTTACATAAAAAATAACAATGAAGAAGAGATTCCTATTTATGGTTTCTTTATAATAATTTCCTTATTTGAAGCTGTTTATTGGTTTTCAAGTAAGGATTTTTTTATATTGATTTACAATGATGATTAAAGGATGAAGCGGAATAAAAAAGCAAAACTATCGGATATTGCCAAGGAGCTTGGTGTAAGTAATGCAACGGTATCTAGAGCATTAAACGGTTCTGAAAAAGTACAGCCTGCTACTAAAAGTAAAATACTTGCATTGGCCAAGAAATTGAATTATAAACCCAACCAATTAGCACAAGGTTTAGTAAAGAAATCTACTAAGACAATTGGTGTGATCTTACCTACTTTCGAGAAGAATTTCTTTTTTAGAGTGTTGAAAGGTATTGAAAGTGTGTTGCATAGTGCTGATTATAAGATTATTATTACGACTTCTGGCGATAACGCAAAGCAAGAAAAAGAGGCCTGTTATTCTTTATCTTCTTATCACGTAGATGGTATTATTTTGTCGCTTTCTTATAACCACGAGGATCCTAATTTTTTAATTGATATTCAAGATGATGGTATTCCACTTTTATTTATGGATAGAATTTATGAGGAAATTGATGCCAATTATGTTATTAGTGATGACTTTACAGGAATGTATGAAGCCATTAATAAACTAATTGATAAAGGGCGACGTAGAATTGTACATATCAAAGGGCCTGAAAATATTTCGACATCATTTTCTAGACATCAAGGGTATAAACAAGCCTTAAAAGATCATGGTATAGAATACGATAAAGAATTGGTTGTGCAGTGTGAACATGAAGCAGAAGTAAAGCAAAGTTTAAGGTCGCTTTTTAAACAAGGAATTGATTTTGATGCGGTAACTTGCTACAACGATTATTATGCTTTTCATGCTATGGAACTCTTAAAAGAAAGAGGAATTGAAGTGCCAAAAGATGTTGGTATTGTTGGTTTTGCAAATGAGCCTTTGGCTTCGTATACATCACCTAAATTATCTACAGTAAACCAACCTGCGGAACTAATGGGTAAACGGGCGGCATCATTAATAATAAACGAAATTGATTTATTGAAAAAGGAAGAAGCTTACGAGTTTGAAACCGTTTTGATGGAAACATATTTAATAGAAAGAGAAACTACACTTTAAAAAACTGAGTATACCTTTAAGATGATATACTCAGCAATTTATTCTTTTATAATTGAAGCTCTTTTAGTTCTTTATTAAATAATTGTAGCGTTAATTTTTCTAATTCCACTTCGTCGCCTTCAAAATGGTAGGTAACATGATGATGAACCACAGAATCTTGAACAGCAAGTTCTTTGGCAGGGGAAGAAGATTCTAACTCATAAAAAGGCCCCAATTGATCGCCATTTTTTAAAGGTCCGTCATTGTATGTATTTACAACATCGCCAGCATAAGGCGCTTCTTGAATTTCCCACATAGAATTTACATAATCCTGATCGTTATCAAAAGAGAATTGTACAACAGTTAGTACTTTCTTTTCTGCATCGTAACTACCGAGCATAGGAATTGTATTTTCTGGAGGCAAACCAATTTTACTTCTATGTGTACCATCACCTTTAAATAAAATCATTTGATCTTTTACCGAAAGTTTATCAGCAGGAATATCACCAAAGTAACTTTTATAGTTAGTAGCCCCTTTAAACGGGATAAACATTGCTGTTTCTGATGAAGGTTTCAACATACCCAAAATCCAAATAGAAAGTAACCCAGAAGATTTATTCCATTTTGAGTTTCCTATATTTTTAATTTGATTGACAGATTCGAAACCAACAAAATCAACATTAATAGCATTTAAATTAACGGCTAGTTTCTTTTCTACAGTCTTTTGATCAAAAAGGTTAATTGCTCGTTTTACTTCAATAAAGAAATCAAATCCTTGATAGTTTTTCAAGTTCATTTCTTTCTTAAAAACAGCACTGTTTTCTGTTTGGCTAACAATATCAAACCCTTCGGTATCAATTTCTTTTGGAGTCTTCCAATTGTCAAAGGTAAATTCTTGTTTAGGAGCAAAGAAAATAGAGTTTTGTCCGCCTTCAGGACCTAACCAAAAACGATCTTCACCACCATAAATATTAATTTTTTCTTCAAGTTTATCAGAAGAAATAGCCGCATAATTTAACCAACCATAACTGTTACCTTCCTCCCCTTGGGCAGAACTAGTAAGTATTCTACCTTGGTAGTTAGGAACAACAGCAAGTAAACTTTTACCATTGTTATTTTTAAGTACGATTGTTTCTTGATATTGCTTTAAAAAAGAAGCGTCATAACCAAAAGTACCTTTGTCTAGTGTCTTTTGTTTGGTGTCGCAACTAGCTGAAGTTAATATTCCCATAATTAGTATACCTTTTGAAATTATATTCATTTCATGCTCATTAAAAAATTATATGTTTAAGGTATTGATACAATCACGGCTCAACAATGTAAACGTTTTCTTGGGGTAATGACTTTATTCCTAGTATGTTCGGAACGTGGATAAAATAAATCGTATTTATAACGTTTAAAGTAAGAGATGTTAAGAAATATCGAAAAAGATTTTTTATTTGACTTTGTGCCTTTACAAGGAAAAACAAACTTTTTAAGCAAATAATAATAGGAAACCACAGGAAAGTTTATTGGTTAAAAGCTTTCAACTTGTAAGATATAATTACAGAAATACACCCTGTAATTTTAATAAAAAAATAGAAGAATAGACATATTTATTCTTGAGCAAACGTACATAGAAATGAATGAAATTATCACTGAACAACTAGATATTAAGGAGGAAAAGACGACCTCTATTAATTCAGAAAGCAAAGTAGTAGAAAAAAAGTACCTCGTGCCTTTTATTCTTATTTCAAGCTTATTTGCGTTATGGGGTTTTGCCAATGATATTACAAACCCTATGGTTTCGGCTTTTCAATCTGTAATGGAAATTTCTACTTTTAAAGCATCTCTAGTACAGTTTGCTTTTTATGGAGGGTACTTTACAATGGCCTTACCAGCTGCGTTATTAATTAAGAAGTATTCTTATAAATCTGTTATTTTAATTGGTTTGGGATTGTATGCAGTAGGTGCATTGTTATTTATCCCTGCGGCACAATTTCAGATGTTTGGATTTTTCTTAGTATCACTTTATATATTAACTTTTGGATTAGCATTTTTAGAGACTACTGCTAACCCGTTAATATTATCATTAGGTAGTAAAGAAACAGCAACAAGAAGGTTAAATTTAGCACAGTCTTTTAATCCTATTGGCTCAATAACAGGTATGTTTGTGGCACAGCAATTCATTTTATCAAATTTGCAATCAGCAGAAAAAAATACAGACGGATCGTTAATTTATGCTGGGTTAGACGAAGTAGCAAAACAAGCCGTTAAAGTACACGATTTAATGATTATTCGTAATCCTTATGCACTATTAGGGATTGTAGTAATTGGTGTAGCAGTTGTTATTGCGGTAACTAAAATACCCAATAATAAAGAAGCAGACGAGAAATTTAATTTAGGAGCTACCTTAAAAAGGTTAGTAGGAAATAAGATATACAGAGAGGGTGTTGTAGCACAAATATTTTATGTTGGTGCGCAAATTATGTGTTGGACATTTATTATCCAATATGCAGAAAATTTGGGTTATTCTAAGGCAGATGCTCAGAGTTTAAATATTATTGCAATGGTAATGTTCTTAATATGTAGGTTTATTGCTACGGCTTTAATGAAGTACGTAAACTCTGCATTATTGCTCACAATATTTGCATTTGGAGGTGTAACAACAATGTGTATTACAATATTTGTAGGTGGTACAGAAGGACTTTATGCTTTGGTTGCAACATCTGCTTTTATGTCGTTAATGTTCCCTACAATTTATGGTATTACATTAGAAAATTTAGATCACGATGCTGAATTTGGAGCAGCAGGTCTTGTAATGGCAATTGTGGGTGGAGCTTTAATGCCACCAATGCAAGGTGCAATGATAGATCAGGAAAGTATTTTAGGAATTGATGGCGTTAACTTTTCGTTTATTATTCCTTTGGTATGTTTCTGTATGATTGCACTATTTGGTTATCGACGATTTGTCACAAAATAATTTTTTTTACAGTTTTAATTAGAAACCTCTTCTTTTTTAAGGAAGAGGTTTTTATTTTTAACCACATTTCTGGTTTTCAATAAAAACTATCTTACACCCAACTATTTAAAAAGGATTTCGCACTTCCAGAAGAATATCTTGATGTAACTGAAACTTTTTGCTTTTGTCTTGAAGAAATGATCCTAGAAAGTAATAAGGACTATTTTATTAGTTTGTTAAGGATAACATTAAAATAATGATAATTACTCTCAGACACTTTTGTTTGTAAAGTAATATCAGAAGTATAAAAATATCCTATTACATTAGTATAAAGAAATCTTATTTTACTAAAAACTAAATTGATTATGGCAGACAAAGAAGAACATAAGGATTTTGAAAACACCAATTTTAAATTTGATTTAGGTGAACTAATGTTCGAATCGTTGAGAGTAGGTCTTGAAAATAGAGCCTATTTAGACGAAATTTTAGGCAGACAATTAGAATTAGAAGCCAAAATTGATGGAGAAGAGTTAGATATGGATGATGTAAACGAAAAATTAGTATATCTACGAAAACAAATCTTAGATAACACAAAAGAAGATATTATTGACGTAGTCGCAAAATATTCTAAATAAAAAAATTACCACAATTGTAATAAGCTAACTAATTACAATTGTGGTAATTTTGTATATTAAAAGACCTATTTAATCTTGCTTGGTTTAGTTAATTATGAATAAAGAAATACTCATTAAAGAATTACAATTTAAGGCTATCAGAAGTTCTGGAGCAGGAGGACAGCATGTTAATAAGGTATCTTCCAAAGTAGTACTTTCTTTTGATGTCGCTAAATCTGAAGGACTAAACAGTCGTGAGAAAACGTTATTATATAAGAATATTTCTTCTAGATTAACCAATGAAAAAGAGCTACAACTTGCTTGTGATGATTCTAGAAGCCAAGTACAAAATAAAAATAAGGTAATAGATCGTTTCTTTGACTTGTTAAAAGTAGGTCTGTTTGTCCCAAAAAAACGACTTGCCTCAAAACCAAGTAAGGCATCTATAAAACGCATGAAAGACAAGAAGAAAAAGCGTGGTGATTTGAAGAAACTAAGGCAGAAACCGAATTATTAATTGTTCTCTTCTTTAGCGTTGTAACCTTAAATAAATATTAAATAAATATTAAATAACGATTCTCTTTATTCCAAAGCATGGGTGATAATCACAAAGTAATAATGATTGTAAACATTGTTTGCAGATCTTATTTAAGAAGAAAATAATCATTGCTTTTTTACCTCTTTTTCGCCTTGTATTTTGTAGTAATTTCAATAAATTGTAATCAAAAGTTAATGAAGGTTGAACTCTTCTCACAACTTCAATTAGCTAAAATTACTTTCACTATTTATTAACTACACTATTGACTTATCAATAGAAAACTCATAATGCGATGCTACTTTATTCAAGCAAATCTTTAGATATTTTCTTCGAACATCAATTTGATAGATGTATATTAAATTGGAAGGAAACTCCAGAGTCTATAGCACTATTTAAGAAAGATATTCTCAGTTACGTTAAAGTTGGTACTACATATTTAATGAAACAAGCCATTTGGTATCAAGAAAAATTAACTATTCCTATAAACGAAGAATTAGGTAAATGGATTGAGGAAAATATGAACGAACCTTTTATACAAGAGTTTAAAAATAGAAATTACTATCCCTTAAATAACGAGTATCATTATCCTGTTGCATTAGTAATAGGAGCAGAAGCGTATAATTTGTTTGCACTAACACAATTAA is a genomic window of Flammeovirga pectinis containing:
- the aldA gene encoding aldehyde dehydrogenase, which encodes MSNYTTVGTAVKTYQQFIAGSFFSTANHIEVINPCTEEVIALAPRGTAEDADKAVAAAKAAQNDWGLLPAVARAEYLKKMAQVIRENRVFLAETLATEQAKVMGLAQVEIDVTAVYFDYYAGLARSYEGEIIQSDRPNEQMMLHKLPIGIAVGICPWNFPFFVMARKIAPSLLTGNACIVKISEETPMVSLEFARLIENIGLPKGILSIVTGLGHEIGQALTENPDVGIISLTGSVGAGQKVMEAAAKNITKVSLELGGKAPAIVCKDADLDLAVKAIVASRIIYSGQVCNCAERVYVEEEVYDAFMTKLLPAMKNVRLGDAMSDDKADMSAQINQVQLNKIDSMVKRAIEQGGEVLLGGRISNKFDKGFYYEPTVVANVEQDHEIVQNEIFGPVLPVMKVSSFDQALDFANDSEYGLTSSIFTNDINKILRATKELKFGETYVNREHFEAIQGFHAGFRKSGIGGADGKHGLEEYLQTKVMYIQQN
- a CDS encoding class II aldolase/adducin family protein — translated: MNATSPIKEVKSDNKNPEAANWKITPALPVLEYTWEKGNDPITRDEVELFYNSAPIKQLRKDICFAGLRLWQKGYVDGNGGNITVRVGDNLVLCTPTLISKGAMKPKDICLVDMDGNQKAGHRPRTSEVMTHLAVMKRMPAAKSCVHAHPPHGTAFAIASIVPPTGVIPEADIFLGQMGLAKYETPGSLENAQVIGEMAIDHQAVLMENHGVIVWGSHIEDAYWKMENVEAICQTIAVATIVNPEISCVGVEKARDMIAIREQLGMYDKRSKWSDEELLQNDFYKKAKIINRR
- a CDS encoding (Fe-S)-binding protein, with translation MEIGLFIPCYVNQFYPEVGKATLQLLQKYGNVSYPNGQTCCGQPMANAGCENEGIDALKVFYQNFKDFDYVVAPSASCILHIREHGGHLYPKISPLLPKILDLTEFLFDVVKEQNLAANFNGKVAIHKSCHGLRGMRLGQCSERVTCVPSKQDELLKQVDGVQLITPQRADECCGFGGTFSVAQPEVSVRMGADRIFDYINSGAQYITSGDMSCLMHLDGIIKREKLPIKVIHLAEILVANASGQPQSKNTSAHVYSI
- a CDS encoding lactate utilization protein B encodes the protein MSTQYKTHQEGAKNFNKNPERVTWHDKALWFVREKRDTSAHKIPEWEELREIASQVKAHTLSHLDSYLTQFETKAKENGIHVHWANTAAEHNEIVLSILQKHKVKNVVKSKSMLTEECGLNPFLSKENIDVIDTDLGERIVQLAKEHPSHIVLPAIHKKKEEVGELFHEHLNTEKGASDPTYLTRAAREHLREKFLEADAAITGVNFAVAETGGFVVCTNEGNVDMGANLAPVHIACMGIEKIIPKVEHLGVFLRLLARSATGQEITTYSSHFHKPAEDKEIHIVLVNNGRTEQLGREDFRNSLNCIRCGACMNTCPIYRRSGGHSYTYTIPGPIGAILSPGKDLKKHASLPFASTLCGSCTDVCPVKIDIHTQLYKWRQLVMEETNYDVPKKMAMKVTGKVMGNPTLFKLMGAMGNTFLKGPRALIYNGLNTWGKDRELPVPTETFEDWYKKNNK
- a CDS encoding LutC/YkgG family protein, whose translation is MGARESILGQIKDISLPSKELPLVPIFEGFSDNKEEYFLTMLAALGVEVIISDQLSDLEEVVAERAKEGEVYSNVEGIPSVENISSQLNLSVINGSLGVAENGAIWVDGDQLKERYLTAIASHLMIVLPYQKLVWNMHEAYTYINPEETGYGVFISGPSKTADIEQSLVKGAHGAKSLTVFLHKK
- a CDS encoding LacI family DNA-binding transcriptional regulator is translated as MKRNKKAKLSDIAKELGVSNATVSRALNGSEKVQPATKSKILALAKKLNYKPNQLAQGLVKKSTKTIGVILPTFEKNFFFRVLKGIESVLHSADYKIIITTSGDNAKQEKEACYSLSSYHVDGIILSLSYNHEDPNFLIDIQDDGIPLLFMDRIYEEIDANYVISDDFTGMYEAINKLIDKGRRRIVHIKGPENISTSFSRHQGYKQALKDHGIEYDKELVVQCEHEAEVKQSLRSLFKQGIDFDAVTCYNDYYAFHAMELLKERGIEVPKDVGIVGFANEPLASYTSPKLSTVNQPAELMGKRAASLIINEIDLLKKEEAYEFETVLMETYLIERETTL
- a CDS encoding DUF6786 family protein, yielding MNIISKGILIMGILTSASCDTKQKTLDKGTFGYDASFLKQYQETIVLKNNNGKSLLAVVPNYQGRILTSSAQGEEGNSYGWLNYAAISSDKLEEKINIYGGEDRFWLGPEGGQNSIFFAPKQEFTFDNWKTPKEIDTEGFDIVSQTENSAVFKKEMNLKNYQGFDFFIEVKRAINLFDQKTVEKKLAVNLNAINVDFVGFESVNQIKNIGNSKWNKSSGLLSIWILGMLKPSSETAMFIPFKGATNYKSYFGDIPADKLSVKDQMILFKGDGTHRSKIGLPPENTIPMLGSYDAEKKVLTVVQFSFDNDQDYVNSMWEIQEAPYAGDVVNTYNDGPLKNGDQLGPFYELESSSPAKELAVQDSVVHHHVTYHFEGDEVELEKLTLQLFNKELKELQL
- the fucP gene encoding L-fucose:H+ symporter permease; its protein translation is MNEIITEQLDIKEEKTTSINSESKVVEKKYLVPFILISSLFALWGFANDITNPMVSAFQSVMEISTFKASLVQFAFYGGYFTMALPAALLIKKYSYKSVILIGLGLYAVGALLFIPAAQFQMFGFFLVSLYILTFGLAFLETTANPLILSLGSKETATRRLNLAQSFNPIGSITGMFVAQQFILSNLQSAEKNTDGSLIYAGLDEVAKQAVKVHDLMIIRNPYALLGIVVIGVAVVIAVTKIPNNKEADEKFNLGATLKRLVGNKIYREGVVAQIFYVGAQIMCWTFIIQYAENLGYSKADAQSLNIIAMVMFLICRFIATALMKYVNSALLLTIFAFGGVTTMCITIFVGGTEGLYALVATSAFMSLMFPTIYGITLENLDHDAEFGAAGLVMAIVGGALMPPMQGAMIDQESILGIDGVNFSFIIPLVCFCMIALFGYRRFVTK
- the arfB gene encoding alternative ribosome rescue aminoacyl-tRNA hydrolase ArfB; translated protein: MNKEILIKELQFKAIRSSGAGGQHVNKVSSKVVLSFDVAKSEGLNSREKTLLYKNISSRLTNEKELQLACDDSRSQVQNKNKVIDRFFDLLKVGLFVPKKRLASKPSKASIKRMKDKKKKRGDLKKLRQKPNY